attttaaattatttaatacagtaattataaattcaattaccatattttagattttatttattatgtaaaaTCTGATAGaggtttttcaataattttttctttttttcaatatttactacataaatataaagaagTGAAGGTAGGCCACCCCGCTCGTGCGTTAATCAGAGTATGGGCTCATGACCCTCCTGTCCAGCCcaataaaacccaaaaacaaaagtGAAGTGTAAAAATCACCATCCGGTGACACAGAAATATCACCAACTAATGAAGCTCTAGGCAGAAGGGAGAGCCACGATTTCGTAAAACATATGTGTAATGTAACCAGTAGCCTATCACATTCCTAAGAGCAGGTCCACACCTTGGGGTGACTCAATTATTGCTcataacttattaaaataaacacaaacaGCAAGAAAGGAACGAagcaattttcttttcttttgtctaTTTATACACTCAAATTCCTCCACTGCTCTCTCAATTCTCAAACAATTGAGCTCATTTCTGAAGGCTGTAACAATGGCTTCAGAGAAGGTTGAGACTGTTATAGCTGGAAGCTACATTGAGATGGAGAGGGAAGGGGAAGATTCCAAGTCTGCAAAGGGCAAATTTTCAAGCTTCTTTTGGCATGGTGGCTCTGCATATGATGCATGGTTTAGCTGTGCTTCTAACCAGGCATTTTGTTCAAGATAACTCTTTTCTGTTGTATTTTTGTCGGTTAGTTCTAGAAATCAATTTGGAACTTACTTTTGTTGGGTGTTTTTGCAGGTTGCACAAGTGCTACTGACACTGCCATACTCATTCTCACAACTTGGAATGCTATCGGGGATTCTTTTTCAGCTGTTTTATGGGCTGATGGGAAGCTGGACTGCATATCTTATAACTGTACTTTATGTTGAATACAGAActagaaaggagagagaaaaggTTGACTTCAGGAATCATGTAATTCAGGTAATGCCTTTTCCATGGAGATGTTTAGTTCATCTTAGCTAAAGTAAAATTCTGATAGGAATGAAAGATGAAGTGGGGATGTGTAATATTgcacaaagaaagagaaaaaaaaaagtaacagaAAAGAGTGCTTCATTTTTCTTGGCTAAAGAAATTAGCTAAAAAGTTACTAATCATTGTTGTTTTGCTTTTATGATTTCCATTGCAGTGGTTTGAAGTTCTTGATGGGCTACTGGGGAAACACTGGAGGAATATTGGCCTCTTTTTCAACTGCACTTTTCTGCTATTTGGATCTGTAATTCAATTGATAGCCTGTGCAAGGTGCTTTATAAAATATCGATTTATAATTATAGTTAATTGattagtaaatataatattttttgtccTAATCTTATTAATGTTGCAGCAATATCTACTACATAAACGACAATCTTGACAAGAGAACTTGGACCTACATCTTTGGAGCCTGTTGTGCAACAACTGTGTTTATTCCCTCATTCCATAACTACAGAATTTGGTCATTTGTTGGCCTTATGATGACTACTTATACTGCATGGTATTTAACCATAGCTTCCCTAATTCATGGACAGGTATAATTTAtgctataatttttaatataaattttcaaatcaaaattcatctcCCCCATGAGTTACTTTGCATATAATTTGAAGGTTGAAGGAGTGAAGCACTCGGGCCCAACTAAAATGGTTCTCTACTTCACTGGAGCTACTAACATTCTCTACACGTTTGGGGGACATGCTGTCACAGTGTGAGGATTCTATCATTCTATAGTCTTCCAAATCATTAAGCTAACTCTAATATTAATATTGCTCATATGATGTATAGTGAGATCATGCATGCAATGTGGAAGCCACAGAAGTTCAAGGTGATATACTTGATGGCGACACTTTATGTATTAACCTTGACTTTGCCATCGGCTTCTGCTGTGTATTGGGCATTTGGAGACATGCTTCTTACCCATGCCAATGCTTTCTCATTGCTCCCAAGAACTGGATTCAGAGATAGTGCTGTCATACTCATGCTTATTCATCAGGTAACCACACGACTCTACATTCTTAATTCCATATGCACTCATTTAATGGAAACTAAAGTAGTTAATTTGCATGAAAATTTTGGGCTTTTTGCAGTTTATAACATTTGGGTTTGCATGCACTCCTCTATACTTTGTGTGGGAGAAACTCATTGGCGCTCATAACACAAAGAGCATCTTCAAGAGGGCACTGGCTAGACTTCCCGTTGTGATCCCAATATGGTTCCTAGCCatcattttccctttcttcGGCCCTATCAACTCTACTGTTGGATCTCTTCTTGTCAGCTTCACCGTCTACATCATTCCTGCATTAGCACATATGGTCACTTTTGCTCCGGCAGCAGCTCGTGAGGTGAGACATCTTTATTAGTTTCTGAGTAAGAAACCATTTTTATTCACTATTTAGACATCGATTTCACTGTTCAGAATTGTATGCTTAATGAATTTTTGTCCAATCTTTTGTCCCTCACAGAATGCAGTAGAAAGACCACCAAAATGCCTTGGAGGCTGGGCTGGCTTATATTCCATGAATAGCTTTGTGGTGGTATGGGTCCTGATTGTGGGATTCGGGTTTGGAGGATGGGCGAGCATGCTCAATTTCATACAACAAGTCGATACATTTGGGTTATTCACTAAGTGCTATCAGTGCCCACCTCACAAGGGTTGaccaattaaagaaaaaagattaaaagaaatTCTCTTGTTAACAGATTAAAATACATATGTAAGTGTGTAAAGAG
This is a stretch of genomic DNA from Mangifera indica cultivar Alphonso chromosome 11, CATAS_Mindica_2.1, whole genome shotgun sequence. It encodes these proteins:
- the LOC123228990 gene encoding auxin transporter-like protein 3 → MASEKVETVIAGSYIEMEREGEDSKSAKGKFSSFFWHGGSAYDAWFSCASNQVAQVLLTLPYSFSQLGMLSGILFQLFYGLMGSWTAYLITVLYVEYRTRKEREKVDFRNHVIQWFEVLDGLLGKHWRNIGLFFNCTFLLFGSVIQLIACASNIYYINDNLDKRTWTYIFGACCATTVFIPSFHNYRIWSFVGLMMTTYTAWYLTIASLIHGQVEGVKHSGPTKMVLYFTGATNILYTFGGHAVTVEIMHAMWKPQKFKVIYLMATLYVLTLTLPSASAVYWAFGDMLLTHANAFSLLPRTGFRDSAVILMLIHQFITFGFACTPLYFVWEKLIGAHNTKSIFKRALARLPVVIPIWFLAIIFPFFGPINSTVGSLLVSFTVYIIPALAHMVTFAPAAARENAVERPPKCLGGWAGLYSMNSFVVVWVLIVGFGFGGWASMLNFIQQVDTFGLFTKCYQCPPHKG